A stretch of the Orcinus orca chromosome 1, mOrcOrc1.1, whole genome shotgun sequence genome encodes the following:
- the TRIM63 gene encoding E3 ubiquitin-protein ligase TRIM63 isoform X1, protein MDYKSSLIQDGNPMENLEKQLICPICLEMFTKPVVILPCQHNLCRKCACDIFQQAANPYWANRGGSVSMSGSRFRCPSCRHEVIMDRHGVYGLQRNLLVENIIDIYKQECCSRPLQKGNHPMCKEHEDEKINIYCLTCEVPTCSMCKVFGVHKACEVAPLQSVFQGQKTELSNCISMLVAGNDRVQTIITQLEDSCRVTKENSHQVKEELSRKFDVLYAILDEKKSELLQRVTREQEEKLSFHEALIQQYRQQLEKSSKLVETAIQSLDEPGGAIFLSSAKQLIRSIVEASKGCQLGKIEQGFENMDYFTLDLEHIADTLRAIDFETGEEEEEFIEEENQEEEESTEGREEGHQ, encoded by the exons ATGGATTATAAGTCAAGCCTGATCCAGGATGGGAACCCCATGGAGAACCTGGAGAAGCAGCTGATCTGCCCCATCTGCCTGGAGATGTTTACCAAGCCAGTGGTCATCTTGCCATGTCAACACAACCTCTGCCGGAAGTGTGCCTGTGACATCTTCCAG CAGGCTGCAAATCCCTACTGGGCCAACCGGGGTGGCTCAGTGTCCATGTCTGGAAGCCGTTTCCGATGCCCCTCCTGCCGCCATGAAGTGATCATGGACCGTCATGGAGTGTACGGCCTGCAGAGGAATCTGCTGGTGGAGAACATCATTGATATCTACAAGCAGGAGTGCTGCAG TCGGCCCCTGCAGAAAGGCAACCACCCCATGTGCAAGGAGCACGAAGATGAGAAAATCAACATCTACTGCCTCACGTGTGAGGTGCCCACGTGCTCCATGTGCAAGGTGTTTGGGGTCCACAAGGCCTGCGAGGTGGCCCCACTGCAGAGTGTCTTCCAGGGACAAAAG ACTGAGCTGAGTAACTGTATCTCCATGCTGGTAGCAGGGAATGACCGTGTTCAGACCATCATCACTCAGCTGGAGGACTCCTGTCGAGTGACCAAG GAGAACAGTCACCAGGTGAAGGAAGAGCTGAGCCGGAAGTTCGACGTGCTGTACGCCATCCTGGATGAGAAGAAGAGTGAGCTGCTGCAGCGGGTCACGCGAGAGCAGGAGGAGAAGCTCAGCTTCCACGAGGCCCTCATCCAGCAATACCGGCAGCAACTGGAGAAGTCCAGCAAGCTGGTGGAGACAGCCATCCAGTCCCTGGACGAGCCTGGCGGGGCCATCTTCCTCTCG AGTGCCAAGCAACTCATCAGAAG CATTGTGGAAGCGTCCAAGGGTTGCCAACTGGGGAAGATAGAGCAGGGCTTTGAAAACATGGACTACTTTACTTTGGACTTAGAGCACATAGCAGACACCCTGAGGGCCATCGACTTTGAGACAG gtgaggaagaggaggagtttattgaagaagaaaatcaggaagaggaagagtccacagaggggagggaagaag GACACCAGTAA
- the TRIM63 gene encoding E3 ubiquitin-protein ligase TRIM63 isoform X2 encodes MDYKSSLIQDGNPMENLEKQLICPICLEMFTKPVVILPCQHNLCRKCACDIFQAANPYWANRGGSVSMSGSRFRCPSCRHEVIMDRHGVYGLQRNLLVENIIDIYKQECCSRPLQKGNHPMCKEHEDEKINIYCLTCEVPTCSMCKVFGVHKACEVAPLQSVFQGQKTELSNCISMLVAGNDRVQTIITQLEDSCRVTKENSHQVKEELSRKFDVLYAILDEKKSELLQRVTREQEEKLSFHEALIQQYRQQLEKSSKLVETAIQSLDEPGGAIFLSSAKQLIRSIVEASKGCQLGKIEQGFENMDYFTLDLEHIADTLRAIDFETGEEEEEFIEEENQEEEESTEGREEGHQ; translated from the exons ATGGATTATAAGTCAAGCCTGATCCAGGATGGGAACCCCATGGAGAACCTGGAGAAGCAGCTGATCTGCCCCATCTGCCTGGAGATGTTTACCAAGCCAGTGGTCATCTTGCCATGTCAACACAACCTCTGCCGGAAGTGTGCCTGTGACATCTTCCAG GCTGCAAATCCCTACTGGGCCAACCGGGGTGGCTCAGTGTCCATGTCTGGAAGCCGTTTCCGATGCCCCTCCTGCCGCCATGAAGTGATCATGGACCGTCATGGAGTGTACGGCCTGCAGAGGAATCTGCTGGTGGAGAACATCATTGATATCTACAAGCAGGAGTGCTGCAG TCGGCCCCTGCAGAAAGGCAACCACCCCATGTGCAAGGAGCACGAAGATGAGAAAATCAACATCTACTGCCTCACGTGTGAGGTGCCCACGTGCTCCATGTGCAAGGTGTTTGGGGTCCACAAGGCCTGCGAGGTGGCCCCACTGCAGAGTGTCTTCCAGGGACAAAAG ACTGAGCTGAGTAACTGTATCTCCATGCTGGTAGCAGGGAATGACCGTGTTCAGACCATCATCACTCAGCTGGAGGACTCCTGTCGAGTGACCAAG GAGAACAGTCACCAGGTGAAGGAAGAGCTGAGCCGGAAGTTCGACGTGCTGTACGCCATCCTGGATGAGAAGAAGAGTGAGCTGCTGCAGCGGGTCACGCGAGAGCAGGAGGAGAAGCTCAGCTTCCACGAGGCCCTCATCCAGCAATACCGGCAGCAACTGGAGAAGTCCAGCAAGCTGGTGGAGACAGCCATCCAGTCCCTGGACGAGCCTGGCGGGGCCATCTTCCTCTCG AGTGCCAAGCAACTCATCAGAAG CATTGTGGAAGCGTCCAAGGGTTGCCAACTGGGGAAGATAGAGCAGGGCTTTGAAAACATGGACTACTTTACTTTGGACTTAGAGCACATAGCAGACACCCTGAGGGCCATCGACTTTGAGACAG gtgaggaagaggaggagtttattgaagaagaaaatcaggaagaggaagagtccacagaggggagggaagaag GACACCAGTAA